The proteins below come from a single Stigmatopora argus isolate UIUO_Sarg chromosome 11, RoL_Sarg_1.0, whole genome shotgun sequence genomic window:
- the hs3st1l1 gene encoding heparan sulfate (glucosamine) 3-O-sulfotransferase 1-like1 translates to MACFLVSAFLLILQTSAAPPQTGVSFNNEEDVALSPPPGTSKRPPHSIIIGVRKGGTRALLEMMDIHPEVAAAATEVHFFDWDENYSKGLEWYRELMPYSYPHQITVEKTPGYFTSTLAPERIRAMNSSIKLLLILRDPAERVVSDYTQVYFNRLENHKPVQAIENLLVRNGALNTRYKAIQRSLYDIHVRNWLRYFPLEQIHIVDGDLLIHNPLPELQKVERFLNLPPRIVASNFYFNQTKGFYCIRSDGRERCLHESKGRPHPVVNSTVLQQLRSYLQEHNRTFFRLVKRTFNWQ, encoded by the coding sequence ATGGCGTGTTTCCTGGTGTCTGCCTTTCTTCTCATCCTCCAAACGTCTGCTGCACCCCCCCAAACAGGTGTAAGTTTTAACAACGAGGAAGATGTGGCCTTGTCTCCTCCTCCGGGGACTAGCAAAAGACCCCCACATAGCATTATAATTGGGGTGCGCAAAGGCGGCACGCGAGCCCTGCTGGAAATGATGGACATACACCCGGAGGTCGCTGCCGCAGCAACGGAGGTGCATTTCTTTGACTGGGACGAGAACTATTCCAAAGGTTTAGAGTGGTACCGTGAACTCATGCCCTACTCATACCCTCACCAGATAACAGTCGAGAAGACCCCAGGATACTTCACGTCAACTCTCGCACCCGAACGCATCAGGGCAATGAACTCGTCCATCAAACTGCTCCTGATCCTACGCGACCCGGCCGAACGGGTCGTCTCGGACTACACGCAAGTGTACTTCAACCGTCTGGAAAACCACAAGCCGGTTCAAGCCATCGAGAACCTCCTGGTACGAAACGGCGCCCTGAATACCCGCTATAAGGCCATTCAAAGGAGCCTTTACGACATCCACGTGCGCAACTGGCTACGTTATTTTCCCCTGGAACAGATTCACATCGTGGACGGGGATTTGCTCATCCACAATCCCTTGCCAGAACTTCAGAAGGTGGAGCGCTTCCTCAACTTGCCACCCAGGATAGTGGCCTCCAATTTTTACTTTAACCAGACGAAGGGTTTTTATTGCATTCGAAGTGACGGTCGAGAGCGATGTCTGCACGAGTCCAAGGGACGACCGCACCCGGTCGTCAACAGCACTGTGCTCCAACAACTCCGTTCTTACCTGCAAGAACACAACAGAACCTTCTTTAGGCTGGTGAAGCGCACCTTCAACTGGCAATGA